The following is a genomic window from Helicobacter sp. NHP19-003.
GGTGCATTTGGGGCATTTAGGCACGCTAAGTGCCATGCAACCCCACTACATAAACAAACGCCTAGAGCTTTGCGCTTTCGGGCAGAGCACGCGCATTTTAATTCATGAAAAACATGCCACAGAACTGCCCCGCATGCTAGACTTTGTTAAAAAAACAGCCCCCCACCACAAGCTAGAAATCTTCAGCCAAGAGCCCTTAGCCTTAGCACACACTCCCTACACAGACCTACAAGATTTGCAAAACTTGCTTCGCACGAAAGACTACACGCTAGGCTTGGTGCTGGGGGCTGTGTCCTTGCAAGAGCTTTGGCACAAACCCACTTCAAGGGGCTTGTTTGACCAACTGTGAGGGCACACATAGGGGCGTGTGTGTCCCCCTGCCTGCTGATTTATCCTTAGAGCAAGTTTACAACGAGGCTTTGGCATTGAGGCCGTGGCGTAAGGGGCCTTTTTGTTTCACCCAAAATGAGAAGGGCTTTTGCATTGAGAGCGAGTGGCAAAGTTACATCAAGTGGGACTTGATCAAGGGGGCGGTGGATTTAGAGGGGCTAGAGGTTGCCGACATCGGGTGCAACAATGGCTACTACCTTTTTTGCATGCAAGCGCAAAAGCCTAAGAGCCTAGTAGGCTTTGACCCAAGCCCCCTTTGTGAAAGACAATTTCATTGGCTCAACACCTTTTTAAAAACCTCCATTGTCTACGAGAGGTTAGGCGTGGAGGATTTACGCACCTATCCTAAGCGCTTTGATGTGCTCTTTTGTTTGGGCGTGCTTTACCACAGAAAAGACCCCCACAACACGCTCAAAGCCTTGCACATGGGCTTAAAACCTAGCGGGGTGTTGGTGTTAGACACTTTGGTTTTTAACAGCCCCCTAGAGGTGGCCCTATGCCCCACCACTTACGCCAAAATGCCCAATGTCTATTTTATCCCAAGCCCTAAAGCCTTGCAAAATTGGGCTTTTAAGGCGGGCTTTAAGGAGTGCACCCCCCTTGCCTTTAAAGCCACCACCACCGCCGAGCAGCGCAAAACCCCGTGGATTGAGGGGTTGAGTTTAGAGTCCTTTTTAGACCCAAATGACCCCACAAAAAGCATAGAGGGCTACCCCGCCCCTGTGAGGGGGTATTTTATCTTGCGTAAATGAAAGGAAAAACATGGAAACGCCGATTGAAGAGGGCTTGCTGGTTTGTTCTAAATTAGACCAAACCCTTTGTGCCGATTTGGTGTCCTTTGGGAACAATAAAGCCACCGTGTGCTTCACGCCCAAAGAGTTCATGCTCTGCGAGGAAGATGTGGTGCATGCGGGCTTCATTGTGGGCGCGGCGAGTTTTGCGGCTTTGTGCGCACTCAATAAAAAGAACAGCCTGATTTCTTCCATGAAATTAGGCTTGCTTGCCCCCATTGAGCTAAAGCAGGAAGTCTACTTTAATGCAGTGGTGGCGCACGCCAGCTCTAAGAAGTGTGCCGTACATGTGGAGGGGGAATTTATGGAGATCAAAGTCTTTGAGGGGGATTTTGAGATTTTGGTCTTTGAGAAACGTCCCTTCAAGTTCAATTTTAAGGAAGATCAGTGATTGTTGCCTTGGTGGTGGATAGTTTTGAGGACAAGAGCAATGGGACTTCTATGACCTGTTACCGCTTTTATCAGGCCCTAAAAGCAAGGGGGCATGAAGTACGGGTGGTCGCGCCTTTTGTGCAAGGGGAGGGCTTTTACGGCTTGCAAGAGCGCTACATCCCCTTAGTTACTGAGATTTCGCACAAACAGCGCATGATTTTTGGCAAGCCCGATAAAGAGATTTTAGCCCAAGCCTTTGAGGGCGCGGATATTGTGCATGTCTTCTTGCCCTTTAAATTAGAAAAAGTCGCCGTTGAGGTGGCAAGAAGCTTAAAAATCCCCTTTGTGGGGGCGTTTCATTTACAGCCCGAACACATCACTTACAATATAAAACTCCAAAACTTATGTTGGCTCAACCGCTTCATCTTTTGGTGGTTTAAACAAAACTATTACAAGCACATACACCACATCCACTGCCCATCCCCTTTAATTAAAGCCGAGCTGGAAAAGCATGGCTATGGGGGCAAAAAGTATGTCATCTCTAACGGCTTTGACCCTCTTTATGCCAAACGCCCCAAAAACACCAAGACAGATGACCTTTACCACATCATCATGATCGGGCGTTACTCCAATGAGAAAAACCAACAAGTGCTGATAGAGGCGGCGCGTTTAAGCCGCTATGCCGCACAAATCAAACTCCACTTAAAGGGCATTGGTCCTAATTTAGCCAAACTGCAAAAATGCGCTCAAGGGCTCGCCCACCCTGTGGACTTTGGCTTTTTAGAGCCCAAGGACTTATTGGCCCTGCTGTATCAATGCGATTTATACATCCACACCGCCGATGTGGAGGGCGAGGCGATCGCCTGCTTGGAGGCCATGAGTTGCGGGATTGTGCCCATCATTTCAGATAGCAAAATCAGCGCAACAAACCAATTT
Proteins encoded in this region:
- a CDS encoding PaaI family thioesterase; the protein is METPIEEGLLVCSKLDQTLCADLVSFGNNKATVCFTPKEFMLCEEDVVHAGFIVGAASFAALCALNKKNSLISSMKLGLLAPIELKQEVYFNAVVAHASSKKCAVHVEGEFMEIKVFEGDFEILVFEKRPFKFNFKEDQ
- a CDS encoding glycosyltransferase, which encodes MIVALVVDSFEDKSNGTSMTCYRFYQALKARGHEVRVVAPFVQGEGFYGLQERYIPLVTEISHKQRMIFGKPDKEILAQAFEGADIVHVFLPFKLEKVAVEVARSLKIPFVGAFHLQPEHITYNIKLQNLCWLNRFIFWWFKQNYYKHIHHIHCPSPLIKAELEKHGYGGKKYVISNGFDPLYAKRPKNTKTDDLYHIIMIGRYSNEKNQQVLIEAARLSRYAAQIKLHLKGIGPNLAKLQKCAQGLAHPVDFGFLEPKDLLALLYQCDLYIHTADVEGEAIACLEAMSCGIVPIISDSKISATNQFALDERSLFKSNDPKDLAQKIDYWLEHPEERTKIESAYATSAQNYTLDSSIKQAIAMYEEVIRDFKGIYA
- the cmoB gene encoding tRNA 5-methoxyuridine(34)/uridine 5-oxyacetic acid(34) synthase CmoB, whose protein sequence is MPADLSLEQVYNEALALRPWRKGPFCFTQNEKGFCIESEWQSYIKWDLIKGAVDLEGLEVADIGCNNGYYLFCMQAQKPKSLVGFDPSPLCERQFHWLNTFLKTSIVYERLGVEDLRTYPKRFDVLFCLGVLYHRKDPHNTLKALHMGLKPSGVLVLDTLVFNSPLEVALCPTTYAKMPNVYFIPSPKALQNWAFKAGFKECTPLAFKATTTAEQRKTPWIEGLSLESFLDPNDPTKSIEGYPAPVRGYFILRK